GAGGAGTTACAATCTAAAGTCACGATCTGATTAAGTTATGTCCAGATTGGTTGTATTCTCACCTTGAAAGGGCTGGTATAGTGATAATTAGGAAAACCTTTGAGCGATTCCTGCGCGAGGCCGGTTTATCGCGAACCCAAGCCAGAGGCTTAATGGCCCATGGTTATCACGCCTTGAATCAGTGCGACGCTGAGCTATCAAGCACCGTGAATCAATTGCAATCCCTTATTCAAACCTTAAAAGGATAAATCAATGGCTTACGCTGAAGATATTAATAAGACAATTGAGGCATTAGGTGGTGCCTTTAATGAGTTTAAAAAAACCAATGATGAGCGCTTAGCAACCTTGGAAAAAGGTGATGCGCTGGATGGGTTGGTTGAAGGTAAACTACAGTCAATCAATGAAAAACTCTCGGAGCTGGACAAGCTAAAAGGCCAGTTTGAAGAGTTGGAAACCAAGGCGAATCGCCCGGGCGGCACGTTTGGAGGTAATAAACAACAGGCAGAGTATGAAAAAGCCTTTGATCAATTTGTTAGAAAAGGCAAGACCGATCAGCTGGACGAATTAAAAACCAAAGCTATGCAAACCGGCAATGATGAAGATGGCGGTTATGCAGTCCCCGAACAATTAGACCGGCAAATTATCGATTTTGGCCGTGATCAAGTGGTCATGCGTTCGGTTTGTTCCAGCCAAACCTTATCCACACCAGACCTTAAAAAACTACGGAAAGACGGGCGAGCCACATCGGGCTGGGTGGGTGAAACATCGCCAAGACCGCACACTGATGCTTCACAGTTGAAGCCAATTACCACGCACTGGGGTGAGATTTACGCCAATCCAGAGGCTACTCAAACTATGCTGGATG
This DNA window, taken from Spartinivicinus poritis, encodes the following:
- a CDS encoding phage major capsid protein, which encodes MAYAEDINKTIEALGGAFNEFKKTNDERLATLEKGDALDGLVEGKLQSINEKLSELDKLKGQFEELETKANRPGGTFGGNKQQAEYEKAFDQFVRKGKTDQLDELKTKAMQTGNDEDGGYAVPEQLDRQIIDFGRDQVVMRSVCSSQTLSTPDLKKLRKDGRATSGWVGETSPRPHTDASQLKPITTHWGEIYANPEATQTMLDDAFFNVQQFLLNDIGEEFSEQEEAAFTNGDGNLKPLGLFAYPRTTQSDDVREFSKLQYLDTATAKLEADDLLKLLYSLKRKYRTGARWMMNSTSVGQVRLMKDNDGNYLWSPGLQAGEPSRLLGYSLTENEQVDDIAAKKAPISFGNFKRAYLILDRIGTRVLRDPYTNKPFVSFYTTKRVGNMLLDSSSVKVLHVKGGS